One part of the Rhea pennata isolate bPtePen1 chromosome 29, bPtePen1.pri, whole genome shotgun sequence genome encodes these proteins:
- the NEUROD4 gene encoding neurogenic differentiation factor 4 produces MTKTYAKHKEMAELVSTQAWMDETLSSKDELKGEDGRQGPFGLMAGLNEEHDSIEEEEEEEDDGDKPKRRGPKKKKMTKARLERFRARRVKANARERTRMHGLNDALDNLRRVMPCYSKTQKLSKIETLRLARNYIWALSEVLETGQTPEGKSFVEMLCKGLSQPTSNLVAGCLQLGPQTLFLEKHEEKSPVCESAISSHSFSYQTPGLPSPPYGTMETHLLHLKPPTFKSLVDPSFGNHPSDCTTPPYEGPLTPPLSISGNFSLKQDGSPDLDKSYTFMAHYPSVSLAGTHGHASHFQNTVPRYEIPIDMSYESYPHHVAGPQLNAIFNE; encoded by the coding sequence ATGACGAAGACTTATGCCAAACACAAAGAGATGGCAGAGCTAGTGAGCACCCAGGCCTGGATGGATGAAACGCTGAGCTCCAAAGATGAGCTGAAGGGAGAGGATGGCAGGCAAGGTCCCTTTGGATTGATGGCTGGCTTGAATGAAGAACATGACAGcattgaggaagaagaagaggaagaggatgatgGGGACAAGCCAAAGAGAAGAGGaccaaagaagaagaaaatgaccAAGGCGAGGCTGGAGCGATTCAGGGCCCGGCGGGTGAAGGCCAATGCCCGTGAGCGAACACGCATGCATGGTCTGAATGATGCTCTTGATAACCTGAGGAGGGTGATGCCCTGTTACTCCAAGACTCAAAAGTTGTCCAAGATTGAGACACTGAGGCTTGCAAGGAACTACATCTGGGCTCTGTCTGAGGTACTTGAAACTGGGCAGACTCCTGAAGGGAAGAGCTTTGTGGAGATGCTCTGCAAAGGCTTGTCCCAACCGACCAGTAACCTAGTGGCTGGCTGTCTGCAGCTGGGACCCCAGACCTTGTTCCTAGAGAAACATGAAGAGAAGTCCCCAGTGTGTGAATCGGCCATATCCAGCCACTCCTTTAGTTACCAGACCCCAGGGCTCCCAAGCCCACCCTATGGGACTATGGAAACACATCTGCTGCATTTAAAGCCCCCAACCTTCAAGAGTTTGGTGGATCCTTCCTTTGGAAACCATCCCTCTGACTGCACCACTCCTCCTTATGAAGGTCCACTGACGCCACCCTTGAGCATCAGTGGGAACTTTTCCTTGAAGCAAGACGGGTCGCCAGACTTGGATAAATCCTACACCTTCATGGCCCACTATCCCTCTGTCAGCCTGGCTGGAACACATGGACATGCCTCTCACTTCCAAAACACAGTGCCCCGCTATGAGATCCCCATAGACATGAGCTATGAGTCCTACCCACACCATGTCGCTGGGCCTCAGCTTAATGCCatatttaatgaataa